In the Anguilla anguilla isolate fAngAng1 chromosome 7, fAngAng1.pri, whole genome shotgun sequence genome, one interval contains:
- the LOC118231583 gene encoding WASH complex subunit 3-like has product MDEDGLPIVGSGIDLTKVPAIQQKRVVAFLNQFIVHTVRFLNRFSTVCEEKLASVSIRIQRIETTLSILEAKLSSIPGLEDVRIEGVGQAVNSNGPVVVTSQSEIPAAATPGETPDQQRTEVVIENVPTVSTDPRYARYLKMVQVGVPIMAIKNKMIHDGLDPNLLDTPNALVPDVGKKVAEDGDDHSSSGESSFSD; this is encoded by the exons ATGGATGAGGATGGACTGCCCATAGTCGGATCGGGAATAGATTTGACAAAG GTACCAGCCATCCAACAGAAGAGAGTTGTTGCCTTTCTCAACCAGTTTATTGTGCACACTGTTCGATTCCTCAACCGATTCTCCACTGTCTGCGAAGAG AAATTGGCCAGCGTATCCATTCGTATTCAGCGAATTGAAACTACTCTCAGTATTTTGGAAGCTAAG CTGTCCTCCATTCCTGGTTTGGAAGATGTGAGAATAGAAGGGGTAGGCCAAGCTGTCAACTCCAACGGTCCAGTGGTGGTAACCAGCCAGTCGGAGATCCCTGCAGCTGCTACTCCTGGG GAGACACCAGACCAGCAGAGGACAGAAGTAGTCATAGAGAACGTCCCAACTGTGTCTACAGACCCACGTTATGCCAGATACCTGAAGATGGTGCAAGTG GGCGTTCCAATCATGGCTATAAAAAACAAGATGATCCATGATGGCTTGGATCCCAACCTGCtgga CACTCCCAATGCACTTGTGCCCGATGTGGGGAAGAAGGTTGCAGAGGATGGGGACGATCACAGCTCCAGTGGTGAATCATCCTTCAGTGACTGA